In Ananas comosus cultivar F153 linkage group 10, ASM154086v1, whole genome shotgun sequence, the following proteins share a genomic window:
- the LOC109716515 gene encoding TRAF-type zinc finger domain-containing protein 1-like has translation MPPLKLIPIQYSAGIVGVIFSRTIVIHEAYCIRHNLVCQHEGCGVVLRKHMKVFHEPLHCPCGVVLEKEEMVQHQSSICPLRLIVCRFCRDMVQAGTEPLDARDRLRGLSERESICGSRTYPCLLSHDMLYTPKMLIDRF, from the exons ATGCCTCCTCTCAAGTTGATTCCGATTCAGTACAGTGCTGGAATTGTCGGCGTTATATTCAGCAGGACCATTGTAATCCATGAAGCATACTGCATCAGGCATAATTTGGTGTGCCAGCATGAGGGGTGCGGAGTTGTTCTCAGGAAGCACATGAAAGTTTTTCATGAGCCACTCCATTGCCCATGTGGAGTAGTCCTCGAGAAGGAAGAAATG GTCCAACACCAGTCCTCGATCTGCCCGTTGCGGCTCATAGTGTGCCGTTTCTGCAGAGACATGGTCCAAGCCGGTACTGAACCGCTCGATGCCCGCGACCGCCTCAGAGGGCTGTCCGAGCGCGAGAGCATATGCGGGTCGCGAACATATCCTTGTTTGCTATCTCATGACATGTTATATACTCCCAAAATGTTAATAGACAGATTTTAA